A DNA window from Paenibacillus sp. HWE-109 contains the following coding sequences:
- a CDS encoding LysR family transcriptional regulator, with translation MELLDVFAVVVEQVSLNKASQLLNISQPALSRKIMKLEEELGVELFIRKGKRLELTKVGQICYDHALELRHLERKFKQTIQMYKAAGSHSSITIGASLTTLQATLPDLITDYLKEYPLTEIKLLTGKTHEIVTMVKEHKVDIGVVASQINASSLHCEPLFDDHLCLVLPLGHPFIDRSAITMDDLNELPMILFSKGTWYRILMDELFHRYTIFPNVQMEIDSFEAIIRLVSTCKTATLLPKSYLREDLIRNNELILRQLVELEQTKRTTSLIYSDHTSDNPEAMKFINQAVTCFAKHK, from the coding sequence ATGGAACTTTTGGACGTTTTCGCGGTTGTTGTCGAACAGGTAAGCCTCAACAAAGCGTCTCAATTGCTGAATATTTCGCAGCCGGCACTATCCCGTAAAATAATGAAACTGGAAGAAGAGCTGGGAGTAGAACTGTTCATTCGCAAAGGCAAAAGACTGGAGTTAACCAAAGTAGGGCAGATTTGTTACGACCACGCCCTGGAGCTTCGTCATCTGGAGCGTAAATTCAAACAAACCATCCAGATGTACAAAGCTGCGGGCAGCCACAGCTCCATCACCATCGGAGCCAGCCTCACGACCTTGCAAGCAACGCTTCCCGATCTCATTACAGACTATTTGAAGGAATATCCATTAACCGAAATTAAACTTCTGACCGGCAAAACCCATGAAATTGTCACCATGGTCAAAGAGCACAAAGTCGACATTGGTGTCGTCGCCTCCCAAATCAATGCTTCCAGCCTGCACTGCGAGCCATTGTTCGATGATCACCTCTGTCTCGTGCTGCCGCTTGGACATCCCTTCATCGATCGCAGCGCGATTACCATGGATGATTTGAACGAGCTGCCGATGATTCTGTTCTCCAAAGGGACCTGGTATCGCATCCTGATGGATGAACTCTTCCATCGTTATACGATTTTCCCCAACGTCCAAATGGAAATCGACTCCTTCGAAGCCATAATTCGGCTCGTTTCCACTTGCAAAACAGCCACCCTGCTGCCGAAATCCTATTTGCGGGAGGATTTAATTCGAAATAACGAGCTGATCTTGCGTCAACTGGTCGAATTGGAGCAAACCAAACGAACGACATCCCTGATCTACTCCGATCATACTTCCGATAACCCAGAAGCCATGAAGTTCATTAATCAGGCTGTCACCTGCTTTGCGAAGCATAAATAG
- a CDS encoding succinate dehydrogenase cytochrome b558 subunit yields MGNSYYFRKIHSLLGVIPVGFFLIEHLLTNYEATKGPAAFVDQINWLNGLPLVLLLEIVGIWLPLLYHAVYGLYVAYQARNNVSSYGYFRNQMFMLQRVTGVITFLFVAWHLFETRLQVALGNVAHEDLGRTMHDIATNPVIFTIYVIGVVSASFHFCNGIWSFLVSWGITVGPRAQRYSSIIWMALFVVMSVMFIMSLVAFTGSEFSVPVEAHSGH; encoded by the coding sequence ATGGGTAATTCGTATTACTTTCGAAAGATCCACTCTTTGCTAGGTGTCATTCCGGTGGGCTTCTTCCTTATTGAGCATTTGCTCACTAACTACGAAGCAACCAAAGGTCCAGCAGCATTCGTGGATCAAATTAATTGGCTGAACGGTCTGCCATTGGTTCTTCTCTTGGAAATCGTGGGGATTTGGCTTCCGCTTCTTTATCATGCCGTTTATGGTCTCTATGTGGCTTATCAAGCCAGAAATAACGTGTCCAGCTATGGGTATTTCCGCAATCAAATGTTCATGCTTCAACGCGTAACCGGCGTTATCACGTTCTTGTTCGTTGCTTGGCATCTCTTCGAAACGCGTTTACAGGTTGCTCTAGGCAATGTAGCGCATGAGGATCTTGGCCGAACGATGCACGATATTGCGACGAATCCAGTTATTTTCACGATTTATGTCATTGGTGTTGTTTCAGCAAGCTTCCATTTCTGTAATGGAATTTGGTCGTTCTTGGTTAGTTGGGGGATTACAGTTGGACCGCGCGCGCAGCGTTATTCTTCCATTATTTGGATGGCTCTGTTCGTTGTGATGTCCGTTATGTTTATTATGTCATTGGTAGCTTTTACAGGTTCGGAATTTTCAGTTCCGGTAGAAGCACATTCGGGGCATTAA
- the sdhA gene encoding succinate dehydrogenase flavoprotein subunit — MANSKIIVVGGGLAGLMATIKAAEAGVHVQLFSLVPVKRSHSVCAQGGINGAVNTKGEGDSTWEHFDDTVYGGDFLANQPPVKALCDAAPGIIHLMDRMGVMFNRTPEGLLDFRRFGGTKYHRTAFAGATTGQQLLYALDEQVRRWETAGLVTKFEHWEFLGSVLDDDNVCRGIAAQDLRSMEIQTFPADAVILATGGPGIIFGKTTNSVINTGTAASAVYQQGVKYANGEMIQIHPTAIPGDDKLRLMSESARGEGGRIWTYKDGKPWYFLEEKYPAYGNLVPRDIATREIFSVCVDQKLGINGENMVYLDLSHKDPKELDIKLGGIMEIYEKFMGDDPRKIPMKIFPAVHYSMGGIWVDYNMMTNIPGLFAAGECEYQHHGANRLGANSLVSAIYDGMVSGPKAVEYIRGLEKHADDTSSIVFDREKKRHTDRYENLLKMNNGTENAYVLHKELGDMMNANMTVVRYNDRLEDTIGKIKDLKERYNNINITDTARWNNQGVAFTRQLWNMFELAEAMTLGALLRNESRGAHYKPEFTERDDENFMKTTIADWTPDGPKISYEDIDVSLIAPRKRDYSTEKKKGGH, encoded by the coding sequence GTGGCTAATTCGAAAATCATCGTCGTTGGCGGAGGCCTTGCGGGACTCATGGCGACAATTAAAGCAGCAGAAGCCGGGGTTCATGTGCAATTGTTCTCCTTGGTACCTGTGAAACGATCCCACTCCGTATGTGCGCAAGGCGGCATTAACGGCGCGGTGAATACCAAAGGTGAAGGTGACTCCACATGGGAGCACTTTGATGATACAGTTTATGGTGGAGATTTCCTAGCGAATCAACCGCCTGTTAAAGCATTATGTGACGCAGCTCCAGGGATTATTCACTTGATGGACCGGATGGGCGTTATGTTCAACCGTACGCCAGAGGGTCTACTTGACTTCCGCCGTTTCGGTGGAACCAAATATCACCGTACAGCATTCGCGGGCGCAACGACCGGCCAGCAGCTCTTGTACGCACTCGATGAGCAAGTCCGCCGCTGGGAAACAGCGGGTCTCGTCACGAAGTTCGAGCACTGGGAATTCCTCGGTTCCGTTCTGGACGACGACAATGTTTGCCGTGGTATCGCAGCGCAAGATTTGCGCAGCATGGAAATTCAAACGTTCCCGGCTGATGCGGTTATCTTGGCTACGGGCGGTCCTGGGATTATTTTCGGGAAAACTACCAATTCCGTTATCAACACTGGCACAGCTGCAAGTGCGGTTTACCAACAAGGCGTTAAATATGCCAATGGAGAAATGATTCAAATTCACCCGACTGCGATTCCAGGAGATGACAAGCTTCGCTTGATGTCTGAATCCGCGCGTGGTGAAGGCGGTCGTATTTGGACATACAAAGACGGTAAGCCTTGGTACTTCCTTGAAGAGAAATATCCGGCTTACGGCAACTTGGTGCCGCGTGATATTGCAACGCGTGAAATTTTCTCCGTCTGTGTGGACCAGAAGCTTGGCATCAACGGCGAGAACATGGTTTACCTTGATCTTTCTCACAAAGATCCGAAGGAGCTTGATATCAAGCTTGGCGGCATCATGGAGATTTACGAGAAATTCATGGGCGACGATCCACGCAAAATCCCGATGAAGATTTTCCCGGCGGTTCATTATTCCATGGGCGGAATCTGGGTTGACTATAATATGATGACGAACATTCCTGGTCTCTTTGCAGCAGGCGAGTGTGAGTATCAGCATCACGGCGCAAACCGTTTGGGTGCGAACTCGCTCGTTTCCGCGATCTATGACGGAATGGTTTCCGGTCCTAAAGCGGTTGAGTATATCCGCGGTCTAGAGAAACATGCTGATGACACGTCTTCCATCGTGTTTGATCGTGAGAAGAAACGTCATACGGACCGTTATGAGAACTTGCTCAAAATGAACAATGGTACAGAGAACGCCTACGTTCTGCACAAAGAGCTTGGCGACATGATGAACGCGAATATGACGGTTGTTCGTTACAACGATCGTTTGGAAGATACCATTGGCAAAATCAAAGATTTGAAAGAAAGATACAACAACATCAACATCACGGATACAGCACGTTGGAACAACCAAGGGGTTGCGTTCACGCGTCAACTTTGGAATATGTTCGAATTGGCTGAAGCGATGACGCTTGGCGCCCTGCTGCGTAACGAGAGCCGCGGCGCGCATTACAAGCCGGAATTCACAGAGCGTGATGATGAGAATTTCATGAAAACGACAATTGCCGATTGGACGCCGGATGGTCCGAAAATCAGCTATGAAGATATTGATGTATCTTTGATTGCACCGCGGAAGCGTGACTACTCCACGGAGAAGAAAAAGGGAGGACATTAA
- the sdhB gene encoding succinate dehydrogenase iron-sulfur subunit, whose amino-acid sequence MAETLSAQKTVKFIVTRQESPDSKPYTEEFEIPYRSNMNVISGLMEVQRNPKNSSGQKTTPVCWESNCLEEVCGACSMVINGKPRQACSALVDKLEQPIRVAPMSTFPVMRDLVIDRGRMFNALKKVKAWVPIDGTYDLGPGPRMAESKRQWAYELSKCMTCGVCLEACPNVNDKNSFIGPSALSQVRLFNAHPTGEMNKDERLDTLMTDGGIEGCGNSQNCVRSCPKGIPLTTSIAALNADTTKHLFKKWLGV is encoded by the coding sequence ATGGCTGAGACACTAAGCGCACAAAAAACAGTGAAGTTTATCGTGACTCGTCAAGAGAGTCCGGATTCCAAACCTTATACCGAGGAATTTGAAATTCCTTATCGCTCCAATATGAACGTCATCAGCGGCTTGATGGAAGTTCAGCGTAATCCTAAGAACTCCAGCGGCCAAAAGACGACGCCCGTTTGTTGGGAATCCAACTGTTTGGAAGAAGTCTGCGGAGCTTGTTCTATGGTCATCAATGGCAAACCGCGCCAAGCTTGTTCAGCGCTTGTTGATAAGCTGGAGCAACCAATTCGCGTAGCGCCGATGAGTACGTTCCCGGTAATGCGTGACTTGGTTATCGACCGCGGACGCATGTTCAATGCCTTGAAAAAGGTAAAAGCATGGGTTCCAATCGATGGTACGTATGATCTTGGACCTGGGCCGCGTATGGCTGAGTCGAAGCGTCAATGGGCTTATGAGCTGTCCAAATGTATGACATGCGGCGTTTGTTTGGAAGCTTGTCCGAACGTCAATGACAAGAACTCCTTTATCGGGCCTTCCGCGTTATCACAAGTTCGTCTATTCAATGCTCACCCGACAGGTGAAATGAACAAAGACGAGCGTTTGGATACCCTGATGACAGATGGTGGTATCGAAGGTTGCGGCAACTCGCAAAACTGCGTACGCTCTTGTCCGAAAGGCATTCCGCTCACGACTTCCATCGCAGCGTTGAATGCAGATACAACGAAACATTTGTTCAAGAAATGGTTAGGCGTGTAA
- a CDS encoding ABC transporter substrate-binding protein, which translates to MRQRMVFLMMAVLLTFTVVSGCASKEAANTKSGSSAEPIKLALSPWPGWFVWYLVKEKGFFEKNGVKVDLVWFPVYSDSLSALASGKVDANSQTLSDTLAPASKGIKLKAVLVNDNSNGGDGVVVKPSINSLKDLKGKKVATELGTVDHLLMLTALEKEGLGEKDVAYTNMTVNDAGPAFISGNLDAAVLWEPFLSKAIQEGKGKLLFSSKDTPGLIPDLLVFKEEITKNRPEDVKKIINAWFDALDYWKANPEESLQIMAKAAETPVDEYKAGVDSVKIFQLEDNVKAFQKGDSYESLAFTSQKTAEFLKSLDMLTSIPKAESFLDSHFVEEVLKERKK; encoded by the coding sequence ATGAGACAAAGAATGGTATTTCTGATGATGGCCGTGTTATTGACGTTTACGGTAGTTAGCGGGTGTGCAAGCAAAGAGGCAGCAAACACGAAGTCAGGGAGCAGCGCAGAACCGATCAAATTGGCGCTTAGCCCTTGGCCAGGTTGGTTCGTCTGGTATTTGGTGAAGGAGAAAGGCTTCTTCGAGAAAAATGGGGTTAAGGTCGACCTCGTATGGTTCCCGGTCTACAGCGATTCCTTATCTGCGCTAGCCTCTGGCAAGGTGGATGCGAATAGCCAAACCCTGAGTGATACGCTTGCTCCGGCGAGTAAAGGCATTAAGCTGAAAGCCGTGCTGGTGAACGATAATTCCAATGGCGGAGACGGCGTTGTAGTTAAGCCTAGCATTAACTCGCTGAAGGATTTGAAAGGGAAAAAAGTCGCGACAGAATTGGGCACCGTCGATCATCTATTAATGCTTACTGCCTTGGAAAAAGAAGGGCTTGGCGAGAAAGACGTCGCTTATACGAATATGACAGTGAACGACGCAGGTCCAGCATTCATCTCGGGCAATCTGGATGCCGCTGTATTATGGGAACCTTTCCTGAGCAAAGCGATCCAAGAGGGCAAGGGCAAACTCTTATTTTCATCCAAAGACACACCTGGACTTATCCCTGATCTCCTCGTTTTCAAAGAAGAAATCACGAAAAATCGTCCCGAAGATGTGAAGAAAATCATCAATGCCTGGTTCGATGCGCTTGACTATTGGAAGGCCAATCCGGAGGAGTCTTTGCAAATTATGGCCAAAGCGGCAGAAACGCCGGTTGACGAATACAAAGCGGGTGTGGACAGCGTGAAGATTTTCCAACTTGAGGATAACGTGAAAGCTTTCCAAAAAGGCGATTCCTATGAATCTCTCGCATTCACGTCACAGAAAACGGCCGAGTTCCTGAAGAGTCTGGATATGCTAACATCCATTCCCAAGGCTGAAAGCTTCCTGGACAGCCACTTTGTAGAAGAAGTGCTGAAGGAGCGCAAGAAATAA
- a CDS encoding ABC transporter permease: METTIKKRRKSTLFAIRGDIDRKTYISGVVLIVVLVLAFWSLLSYGNFVNRTFLPTPDQVLRQFIIQLQNAVFWHHVGISIFRVGAGFLLACILGIPLGILAGTFRFAEALLVPPTEFIRYMPATAFIPLIMVWAGIGEWAKVIVIFIGCFFQLMLMVADNTRSVSNDLLQTSYTLGANRWQAIEKVLIPALLPDLMNTMRLIIGWAWTYLVVAELVAASSGLGFSIMKAQRFLNTDLIFVGIIAIGLLGLLTDRTFAYCHRRFFPWLEGGR, from the coding sequence ATGGAGACGACTATCAAAAAAAGACGCAAATCAACGTTGTTTGCCATACGGGGCGATATTGATCGTAAAACGTATATCTCAGGTGTTGTGCTGATTGTGGTGTTGGTGCTGGCGTTCTGGAGTTTGCTTAGTTACGGCAATTTCGTCAATCGCACGTTTCTGCCAACACCGGATCAAGTGCTGCGTCAATTCATCATTCAATTGCAAAACGCTGTGTTTTGGCATCATGTGGGAATTAGTATTTTCCGCGTAGGAGCAGGGTTCTTGCTTGCTTGTATTTTGGGGATTCCGCTTGGCATACTGGCGGGAACATTTCGTTTCGCCGAAGCGCTGCTAGTGCCTCCGACTGAATTTATACGCTATATGCCAGCTACGGCTTTTATTCCACTGATTATGGTGTGGGCAGGTATTGGCGAATGGGCGAAAGTAATTGTAATCTTCATAGGCTGTTTTTTCCAACTAATGCTTATGGTTGCTGATAATACGCGGTCTGTCTCGAATGATTTGCTGCAAACTTCGTATACACTCGGGGCGAATCGCTGGCAGGCTATTGAAAAGGTGCTGATCCCAGCCCTCTTGCCGGATCTAATGAATACGATGCGCTTAATCATCGGTTGGGCGTGGACGTACCTGGTTGTCGCGGAACTGGTTGCGGCTAGCAGCGGGCTTGGCTTCTCGATTATGAAGGCTCAGCGGTTCCTCAATACCGATCTCATTTTCGTGGGGATTATCGCCATTGGCTTGCTTGGTTTACTTACGGATCGCACATTTGCCTATTGTCACCGGAGATTTTTCCCGTGGCTGGAAGGAGGGCGTTGA
- a CDS encoding ABC transporter ATP-binding protein translates to MQALNREPLSENVAVVSKINATDVTKVYSTKKSQFVALDRVSFHVDAHEFVSFVGPSGCGKSSLLRIVAGLETLTTGSLSISGHEIDGPGADRGMVFQSYTLFPWLSVRENIEFGLTLKGVPLFEKRAISDHFMALVGLHKFARSLPKELSGGMKQRVAIARALANNPEVLLMDEPFGALDPQTKNAMQELLLRIWEKEKTTVVFITHDIEEAIFLSQRVYVMQAHPGTIRKEIVIPQGLREVEGVRDSEAFLKLKKQVISLIGHQEAEQ, encoded by the coding sequence ATGCAGGCATTGAATCGAGAGCCGTTGAGCGAAAATGTGGCTGTGGTGAGTAAAATTAACGCCACCGATGTAACAAAAGTATACAGCACGAAGAAGTCTCAGTTCGTTGCGTTGGATAGAGTTTCGTTCCATGTGGATGCTCATGAGTTTGTTAGCTTTGTGGGCCCATCTGGTTGTGGGAAGTCTTCCCTGCTGAGAATTGTTGCGGGTTTGGAGACGCTGACGACGGGATCGCTCAGCATTTCTGGACATGAAATTGATGGGCCTGGCGCCGATCGCGGCATGGTGTTCCAGAGCTATACGCTGTTCCCTTGGTTGTCCGTGAGGGAGAATATTGAGTTCGGACTGACGCTTAAGGGAGTGCCCTTGTTCGAAAAGCGGGCGATCTCCGATCATTTCATGGCGTTGGTCGGTTTGCATAAGTTCGCGAGATCGCTGCCGAAGGAGCTTTCGGGAGGCATGAAACAGCGTGTTGCGATTGCTCGGGCTTTGGCCAACAATCCGGAGGTGCTGCTGATGGATGAGCCGTTCGGTGCGCTTGATCCGCAGACCAAGAATGCGATGCAGGAACTGCTGCTGCGCATTTGGGAGAAGGAGAAGACGACGGTCGTCTTCATCACGCATGATATTGAGGAAGCGATCTTCCTGTCGCAGCGCGTTTATGTGATGCAGGCGCATCCAGGCACGATTCGCAAAGAAATCGTCATTCCGCAGGGGCTTCGCGAGGTTGAAGGCGTGAGGGATTCCGAAGCTTTCCTGAAGCTGAAAAAGCAGGTGATTTCGTTGATTGGGCATCAGGAGGCCGAACAATAG
- a CDS encoding LacI family DNA-binding transcriptional regulator, with protein MNKSKQPTIIDVASEAGVSIATVSNVINRRKVPMAQETIRKVEAAIVRLGYRRNVMATNLSRRRSYELGLIIPHFGGYYGRFAESLEQKVHRFGYHLSVFSAAGMDAEIEQRHLEHLLQRRVDGLVSHGLAMSMQSTQQLVGVGTPLVIFNGWGWPGDIVQLAVNLDFAKASVEAVQYFLRSGCQSVIYVGKRNGMGANEQRIQGFLAGLGDSAETTVHALLDVGELGIAGTLDEALRLSGERRPIGIYTFNDALALEILALCHERGIRVPEDVQLIGMDNELYSRASYPAITSFDMPVDLQTSLVAAFLMKQISEPLDEESTALLEEHLPRVQGHELLIDLDMIVRKSSMA; from the coding sequence ATGAACAAAAGTAAACAGCCCACAATTATCGATGTGGCTTCAGAAGCCGGCGTTTCCATTGCAACGGTTTCTAATGTGATTAACCGCCGCAAGGTTCCTATGGCACAGGAAACGATACGTAAAGTGGAGGCGGCGATTGTACGGTTAGGCTATCGGCGCAATGTTATGGCAACGAATCTGAGTCGGCGTCGGTCCTATGAATTAGGGCTTATCATCCCGCATTTTGGCGGCTATTATGGCCGTTTTGCGGAGAGTTTGGAACAGAAGGTGCATCGGTTCGGGTATCACTTATCCGTATTCTCAGCGGCCGGCATGGATGCTGAGATTGAACAGCGCCATCTCGAACATCTGCTGCAGCGCAGAGTGGACGGTCTCGTGAGCCACGGCTTGGCGATGAGTATGCAGTCCACGCAGCAGTTGGTTGGAGTGGGGACGCCACTCGTTATTTTTAACGGCTGGGGCTGGCCAGGTGATATCGTGCAGTTGGCCGTGAATCTGGACTTTGCGAAGGCTTCGGTAGAAGCCGTGCAGTATTTCTTGCGAAGCGGCTGCCAATCCGTCATCTACGTCGGCAAACGCAATGGCATGGGAGCCAATGAGCAGCGAATCCAAGGCTTCCTTGCTGGACTTGGCGATTCTGCGGAAACGACGGTTCATGCGCTCCTAGACGTGGGGGAGCTGGGTATAGCGGGAACGCTGGATGAGGCGCTGCGCTTGAGCGGAGAGCGCCGACCGATCGGCATCTATACGTTCAATGATGCGCTGGCGCTGGAAATTCTGGCCTTGTGCCACGAGCGTGGCATTCGTGTGCCAGAAGATGTGCAGCTGATCGGCATGGACAATGAGCTGTATTCAAGGGCTAGTTACCCAGCGATCACTAGCTTCGATATGCCGGTGGATCTGCAAACCAGCCTTGTTGCTGCCTTCCTGATGAAGCAGATCAGTGAGCCCTTGGACGAGGAGAGCACGGCGCTGCTGGAAGAACATCTGCCTCGTGTACAGGGCCATGAGCTGCTAATCGATTTGGACATGATCGTGCGTAAATCATCAATGGCATGA
- a CDS encoding cation diffusion facilitator family transporter: MSIEYDFHHLHHVKEQSKSRKTLWITLILTAFFTIVEIIGGVLSNSLALLSDSAHMISDVIALGLSMIALQLATRQPNARFTFGFLRFEIIASFLNGLALCVIALGIFIEGIQRMINPQPIQLGLMLVIASIGFVVNLVLTLVLHNSVKEEDNLNVKSALWHFFGDLLSSAGVIISSIAIYYSGYLWFDPLISMVIGGIIFTGGAKIIKESYLILMESVPDQFNLDDIRAAISQVEGVEDVHEMHLWAVSTDHYSLTAHVFISPNIQPFCVILAINETLKNKYGIAHSTIQIEHADINPHGEYGKEFLRHQRQLNGNYR, from the coding sequence ATGAGTATCGAATATGATTTCCACCATCTGCACCATGTGAAAGAACAGAGTAAATCAAGAAAAACGTTGTGGATCACACTCATACTGACCGCCTTTTTCACGATTGTTGAAATTATTGGCGGCGTGCTTTCGAATTCACTTGCGCTGCTGTCCGATTCCGCTCATATGATCTCTGACGTGATTGCCTTGGGACTAAGTATGATTGCCTTGCAGCTTGCTACGCGCCAACCCAATGCCAGGTTCACTTTCGGTTTCCTGCGGTTTGAGATTATCGCTTCCTTTCTGAACGGATTAGCGCTTTGTGTGATTGCTCTAGGTATTTTCATTGAAGGCATTCAGCGCATGATTAATCCTCAGCCGATTCAACTGGGCCTGATGCTCGTGATTGCTTCTATCGGTTTCGTCGTGAATCTCGTCTTAACCCTCGTCCTCCATAACAGTGTGAAAGAAGAGGATAACTTGAATGTCAAAAGTGCGCTATGGCACTTTTTCGGGGATCTCCTCAGCTCTGCTGGCGTCATTATTTCGTCCATTGCGATTTATTACTCCGGTTACCTCTGGTTTGATCCTCTCATTTCGATGGTCATTGGCGGCATTATTTTTACGGGCGGGGCCAAAATCATCAAGGAATCCTACCTGATTCTGATGGAATCCGTTCCGGATCAATTCAATCTCGATGACATTCGCGCAGCGATTAGCCAAGTGGAAGGCGTTGAAGATGTCCATGAGATGCATCTCTGGGCTGTTTCCACGGATCACTATTCCTTAACGGCTCACGTGTTCATCAGCCCGAACATTCAACCGTTCTGCGTCATTCTTGCGATTAATGAGACGCTGAAAAACAAGTATGGCATCGCACATTCCACGATCCAAATCGAACACGCCGACATTAACCCGCATGGCGAATACGGCAAGGAATTCTTGCGTCATCAGCGGCAGCTGAACGGCAACTATAGGTAA